In Pseudomonas nunensis, a single window of DNA contains:
- a CDS encoding DUF3010 family protein: MNICGIEIKGSEAIIAVAALDGQALSHVALATKKIALDDDDEAANVKVFAAQVASFVRENSIDRIAIKKRSKKGEFAGGPTTFKIEGVFQLLENCEVTLLSPQTINAQAKKHNFELPGTLNKYQHEAYKAACSALVKK; encoded by the coding sequence ATGAACATCTGCGGCATCGAAATCAAAGGCAGCGAAGCGATCATCGCCGTGGCCGCTCTTGACGGTCAGGCCTTGAGCCACGTCGCCCTGGCCACCAAGAAAATCGCCCTGGACGATGACGACGAGGCTGCCAACGTCAAGGTGTTCGCCGCGCAGGTCGCTTCGTTTGTGCGGGAGAATTCCATTGACCGGATTGCGATCAAGAAGCGCAGCAAGAAGGGTGAGTTTGCTGGCGGGCCGACGACGTTCAAGATAGAGGGTGTTTTTCAGTTGCTGGAGAATTGCGAGGTGACGCTGTTGTCGCCGCAGACGATCAATGCCCAGGCTAAAAAGCACAACTTCGAACTGCCGGGGACGCTGAACAAGTATCAGCATGAGGCTTATAAAGCGGCCTGTTCTGCCCTGGTGAAGAAATAA
- a CDS encoding dipeptidase, with translation MSPAELHADSIVIDGLIIAKWNRELFEDMRKGGLTAANCTVSVWEGFQATVNNIAASQKLIRENSDLVIPVRTTADIRKAKEQGKTGILFGFQNAHAFEDQIGYVEVFKQLGVGIVQMCYNTQNLVGTGCYERDGGLSGFGREIVAEMNRVGVMCDLSHVGSKTSEEVILESKKPVCYSHCLPSGLKIHPRNKSDEELKFIADHGGFVGVTMFAPFLAKGIDSTIDDYAEAIEYTMNIVGEDAIGIGTDFTQGHGQDFFEYLTHDKGYARRLTSFGKIINPLGIRTVGEFPNLTETLLKRGHSERVVRKIMGENWVNVLKDVWGE, from the coding sequence ATGAGCCCAGCCGAATTGCACGCCGACAGCATCGTTATCGACGGGCTGATTATCGCCAAGTGGAACCGCGAGCTGTTTGAAGACATGCGCAAGGGCGGTCTGACCGCGGCCAACTGCACCGTGTCGGTGTGGGAGGGCTTCCAGGCCACCGTCAACAACATCGCTGCCAGCCAGAAGCTGATCCGCGAGAACAGCGACCTGGTGATTCCAGTGCGCACCACCGCCGATATCCGCAAGGCGAAGGAGCAGGGCAAGACCGGCATCCTCTTCGGCTTCCAGAATGCCCACGCCTTTGAAGACCAGATCGGCTATGTCGAGGTGTTCAAGCAGCTCGGCGTCGGTATCGTGCAGATGTGCTACAACACCCAGAATCTGGTCGGCACCGGTTGCTACGAGCGCGACGGCGGCCTGTCGGGCTTCGGTCGTGAAATCGTCGCCGAGATGAACCGCGTCGGCGTCATGTGCGACCTGTCCCACGTGGGTTCGAAAACTTCCGAGGAAGTCATCCTCGAATCCAAGAAACCAGTGTGCTACTCCCACTGCCTGCCGTCGGGCCTGAAAATTCACCCGCGCAACAAATCCGATGAAGAACTGAAGTTCATCGCCGATCACGGCGGTTTCGTCGGCGTGACCATGTTTGCGCCGTTCCTGGCCAAGGGCATCGATTCGACCATCGACGACTACGCCGAAGCCATCGAATACACCATGAACATCGTCGGCGAAGACGCCATCGGCATCGGCACCGACTTTACCCAGGGCCATGGCCAGGATTTCTTCGAATACCTGACCCATGACAAGGGCTACGCCCGCCGCCTGACCAGCTTCGGCAAGATCATCAACCCGCTGGGCATCCGCACCGTCGGCGAGTTCCCGAACCTGACCGAAACCCTGCTCAAGCGCGGCCACTCCGAGCGCGTGGTCCGCAAGATCATGGGCGAGAACTGGGTCAACGTCCTCAAGGACGTCTGGGGCGAATAA
- a CDS encoding GlxA family transcriptional regulator has protein sequence MSQDFYFMLMPGFSAIGFISAIEPLRVANRFRGELYRWHVLSADGGAVLASNGMSVNADAALEPLKKGATLLVVAGFEPLKFATPALEHWLRRLDNEGVTLGAIDTGSFVLAEAGLLDGHRLTLHWEAIDAFKESYPQLSVTQELFEIDRRRITSAGGTASIDLMLDLIGQAHGPELAIQVSEQFVLGRIRPRKDHQRMEVATRYGISNKKLVHVIGEMEQHSEPPLSTLELAESIKVTRRQLERLFRLHLNDTPSNFYLRLRLEKARQLLRQTDMSVLEVSIACGFESPSYFTRSYRARFERCPREDRRTAKV, from the coding sequence ATGTCCCAGGATTTCTACTTCATGTTGATGCCGGGTTTCTCGGCCATCGGTTTTATCTCGGCCATCGAGCCGCTGCGGGTCGCCAATCGCTTTCGCGGCGAGTTGTATCGCTGGCACGTGTTGAGTGCCGATGGCGGGGCGGTTTTGGCCAGTAACGGCATGTCTGTCAACGCCGATGCGGCACTGGAACCGCTGAAGAAAGGTGCGACGCTATTGGTCGTGGCCGGTTTCGAACCGCTGAAATTCGCCACGCCCGCGCTGGAGCACTGGCTGCGCCGCCTCGACAACGAAGGCGTGACCCTCGGCGCCATCGACACCGGCAGCTTCGTCCTCGCCGAAGCCGGCCTGCTCGACGGCCATCGCCTGACCCTGCACTGGGAAGCCATCGACGCGTTCAAGGAGTCTTATCCACAGCTCAGCGTCACCCAGGAACTGTTCGAAATCGACCGCCGCCGCATCACCTCGGCCGGCGGCACTGCTTCCATCGACCTGATGCTCGACCTGATCGGCCAGGCCCACGGCCCGGAACTGGCGATCCAGGTCAGCGAACAATTCGTACTCGGGCGCATCCGCCCACGCAAAGACCACCAGCGCATGGAAGTCGCCACGCGCTATGGCATCAGCAACAAGAAGCTGGTGCATGTAATTGGTGAGATGGAACAGCACAGCGAACCGCCGCTGAGTACGCTGGAATTGGCGGAATCGATCAAGGTGACACGGCGGCAGTTGGAGCGGTTGTTTCGGTTGCACCTGAACGACACACCGAGCAATTTCTACCTGCGCTTAAGGCTGGAGAAGGCCCGGCAGTTGTTGCGTCAGACCGACATGAGCGTGCTGGAAGTGAGCATTGCGTGCGGGTTTGAATCACCGTCGTATTTCACCCGCAGCTATCGAGCGCGGTTTGAGCGGTGTCCGCGAGAGGATCGGCGTACCGCCAAGGTCTGA
- the dgcA gene encoding dimethylglycine demethylation protein DgcA encodes MAFEAMFQPIQIGKLTIRNRVLSTAHAEVYATDGGMTTDRYVKYYEEKAKGGIGLAICGGSSSVAIDSPQGWWKSVNLADDRIIPHFQNLADAMHKHGAKIMIQITHMGRRSRWDGEHWPTLLSPSGIREPVHRATCKTIEPEEIWRVIGNYASAAARAKAGGLDGVELSAVHQHMIDQFWSPRVNKRTDEWGGSFENRMRFGLEVLKAVRAEVGPDFCVGIRLCGDEFHPDGLSHEDMKQIAKYYDDTGMIDFIGVVGSGCDTHNTLANVIPNMSYPPEPFLHLAAGIKEVVKAPVLHAQNIKDPNQATRILEGGYVDMVGMTRAHIADPHLIAKIKMGQVDQIKQCVGANYCIDRQYQGLDVLCIQNAATSREYMGVPHIIEKSTGVKRKVVVVGAGPAGMEAARVSAERGHDVTLFEKKEFIGGQITTASKAPQRDQIAGITRWFQLELARLKVDLRLGVAADAATILDLRPDVVVLAVGGHPFLEQNEHWGAAEGLVVSSWDILDGKVAPGKNVLVYDTICEFTGMSTADFLADKGSQVEIVTDDIKPGVAIGGTSFPTYYRSMYPKEVIMTGDMMLEKVYREGDKLVAVLENEYTGAKEERVVDQVVVENGVRPDEEIYYALKDASRNKGQMDIEALFAIKPQPSLSQAGDGYLLFRIGDCVAQRNTHAAIYDALRLCKDF; translated from the coding sequence ATGGCTTTCGAAGCAATGTTCCAGCCGATCCAAATCGGCAAACTGACCATCCGCAACCGCGTGCTCAGCACCGCGCACGCCGAGGTGTATGCCACCGACGGCGGCATGACCACCGACCGGTACGTCAAGTATTACGAAGAGAAAGCCAAGGGCGGGATCGGCTTGGCGATTTGCGGCGGTTCCTCCAGCGTGGCCATCGACAGCCCGCAAGGCTGGTGGAAGTCGGTCAACCTGGCCGATGACCGGATCATCCCGCACTTCCAGAACCTGGCCGATGCCATGCACAAGCATGGCGCCAAGATCATGATCCAGATTACCCACATGGGCCGACGCTCGCGTTGGGACGGCGAGCATTGGCCAACCCTGTTGTCGCCATCGGGCATCCGTGAACCGGTGCACCGCGCGACCTGCAAAACCATCGAGCCGGAAGAAATCTGGCGGGTGATCGGTAACTACGCCAGCGCAGCAGCGCGGGCCAAGGCCGGTGGCCTGGACGGCGTTGAACTGTCGGCCGTGCACCAGCACATGATCGACCAGTTCTGGAGCCCGCGAGTCAACAAACGTACCGACGAATGGGGCGGCAGCTTCGAGAACCGCATGCGCTTCGGCCTGGAAGTGCTGAAGGCTGTGCGGGCGGAAGTCGGCCCGGATTTCTGCGTCGGCATCCGTCTGTGCGGTGATGAGTTCCACCCGGACGGCTTGTCCCACGAAGACATGAAACAGATCGCCAAGTATTACGACGACACCGGCATGATCGACTTCATCGGCGTGGTTGGTTCGGGTTGCGACACCCACAACACCCTGGCCAACGTTATCCCGAACATGAGTTATCCACCGGAGCCGTTCCTGCATTTGGCCGCCGGTATCAAGGAAGTGGTGAAGGCCCCGGTGCTGCACGCGCAGAACATCAAGGACCCGAACCAGGCGACCCGCATTCTGGAAGGCGGCTACGTGGACATGGTCGGCATGACCCGCGCCCACATCGCCGACCCGCACCTGATCGCCAAGATCAAAATGGGCCAGGTGGACCAGATCAAACAATGCGTCGGCGCCAACTACTGCATCGACCGTCAGTACCAAGGCCTGGACGTGCTGTGCATCCAGAACGCCGCGACTTCCCGTGAATACATGGGCGTGCCGCACATCATCGAGAAATCGACCGGTGTGAAACGCAAAGTCGTGGTGGTCGGTGCCGGTCCTGCGGGGATGGAAGCTGCTCGCGTGTCCGCCGAACGTGGCCACGACGTGACCCTGTTCGAGAAGAAAGAATTCATTGGCGGGCAGATCACCACAGCCTCGAAAGCCCCGCAACGGGACCAGATTGCCGGTATCACTCGCTGGTTCCAGCTTGAGCTGGCGCGTCTGAAAGTCGACCTGCGCCTAGGCGTGGCGGCCGACGCGGCGACCATTCTCGACCTGCGTCCCGATGTTGTGGTGCTCGCGGTTGGCGGTCATCCATTCCTGGAGCAGAACGAACACTGGGGCGCAGCAGAAGGCCTGGTGGTCAGCAGTTGGGACATCCTTGACGGCAAGGTTGCGCCGGGCAAGAACGTGCTGGTCTACGACACCATTTGCGAATTCACCGGGATGTCCACCGCGGACTTCCTCGCCGACAAGGGCAGCCAGGTCGAGATCGTCACCGACGACATCAAGCCGGGCGTGGCGATTGGCGGTACCTCGTTCCCGACCTACTACCGCAGCATGTACCCGAAAGAAGTGATCATGACCGGCGACATGATGCTGGAGAAGGTCTACCGCGAAGGCGACAAGTTGGTGGCGGTGCTGGAAAACGAATACACCGGCGCCAAAGAGGAGCGGGTGGTGGACCAGGTCGTCGTTGAAAACGGCGTGCGTCCGGACGAAGAAATCTATTACGCGCTGAAGGACGCGTCGCGCAACAAGGGCCAGATGGACATCGAAGCCCTGTTCGCGATCAAGCCGCAGCCATCGCTGAGCCAGGCGGGTGACGGCTACTTGCTGTTCCGCATCGGCGACTGTGTGGCCCAGCGCAACACCCACGCGGCGATCTATGACGCGTTGCGGTTGTGCAAGGATTTCTAA
- the dgcB gene encoding dimethylglycine demethylation protein DgcB yields MLNTLLPILLFAALGLAVLGALRRVAMWRRGRASKVDLIGGLFAMPKRYMVDLHHVVARDKYIANTHVATAGGAVASIVLAILVHGFGLHNRILGFALLIASAVMFVGAIFMFLRRRNPPARLSKGPWMRLPKSLLAFSASFFLLTLPVAGILPENFGGWVVAAILGVGVLWGVSELFFGMTWGGPMKHAFAGALHLAWHRRAERFGGGRSTGLKPLDLNDPTAPLGVEKPKDFTWNQLLGFDACVQCGKCEAACPAFAAGQPLNPKKLIQDMVVGLAGGTDAKFAGSPYPGKAIGEHAGNPHQPIVNGLVDAETLWSCTTCRACVEECPMMIEHVDAIVDMRRHLTLEKGATPNKGAEVLENLIATDNPGGFAPGGRMNWAADLNLNLMSEKKSVDVLFWVGDGAFDMRNQRTLRAFVKVLKAAKVDFAVLGLEERDSGDVARRLGDEATFQLLAKRNIQTLAKYSFNRIVTCDPHSFHVLKNEYGAFDGNYLVQHHSTYMAEIIGAGALNLGQHKGSSVTYHDPCYLGRYNGEYEAPREVLRALGIEVKEMQRSGFRSRCCGGGGGAPITDIPGKQRIPDMRMDDIRETGAELVAVGCPQCTAMLEGVVEPRPLIKDIAELVADALLEDAAPSKPNTPAKREPAEAH; encoded by the coding sequence ATGTTGAACACCCTTCTTCCAATCCTGTTGTTCGCAGCCCTGGGCCTCGCTGTCCTCGGCGCGTTGCGGCGGGTGGCTATGTGGCGCCGGGGCCGTGCCTCGAAGGTCGACCTGATCGGCGGCCTGTTCGCCATGCCCAAGCGCTACATGGTCGATTTGCACCACGTCGTCGCGCGGGACAAATACATCGCCAACACCCACGTGGCCACGGCCGGTGGTGCGGTGGCGTCGATTGTGCTGGCGATCCTGGTTCACGGTTTCGGCCTGCACAATCGCATTCTCGGCTTCGCCCTGTTGATCGCCTCGGCGGTGATGTTCGTCGGTGCGATTTTCATGTTCTTGCGTCGTCGCAATCCCCCGGCTCGCCTTTCCAAAGGGCCGTGGATGCGTTTACCGAAAAGCCTTTTGGCGTTCTCTGCGAGCTTCTTCCTCTTGACCCTGCCGGTCGCCGGCATCCTCCCGGAAAACTTCGGTGGCTGGGTGGTGGCGGCGATTTTGGGCGTCGGTGTGTTGTGGGGCGTTAGCGAGTTGTTCTTCGGCATGACCTGGGGCGGGCCGATGAAGCACGCCTTCGCCGGTGCTTTGCACTTGGCCTGGCACCGTCGCGCCGAACGTTTTGGCGGTGGTCGTTCCACCGGTTTGAAACCTCTCGACCTCAACGATCCAACCGCGCCATTGGGTGTGGAAAAACCCAAGGATTTCACCTGGAACCAACTGCTCGGCTTCGACGCCTGCGTGCAGTGCGGTAAATGCGAAGCCGCCTGCCCGGCCTTCGCCGCCGGCCAGCCGCTGAACCCGAAAAAACTGATTCAAGACATGGTGGTCGGCCTCGCTGGCGGCACCGACGCCAAGTTCGCTGGCAGTCCGTACCCCGGAAAGGCGATTGGCGAACACGCCGGCAATCCGCATCAACCGATCGTCAACGGTCTGGTGGATGCGGAAACCCTGTGGTCCTGCACCACTTGCCGCGCCTGCGTCGAGGAATGCCCGATGATGATCGAGCACGTCGATGCCATCGTCGACATGCGCCGTCACCTGACCCTGGAAAAAGGCGCCACGCCGAACAAGGGCGCCGAAGTCCTGGAAAACCTGATCGCCACCGACAACCCGGGCGGCTTTGCGCCGGGCGGGCGGATGAACTGGGCGGCGGATTTGAACCTGAATCTGATGAGCGAGAAGAAGTCCGTCGACGTGCTGTTCTGGGTCGGCGACGGTGCCTTCGACATGCGCAACCAGCGCACCCTGCGCGCCTTCGTCAAAGTGCTGAAAGCGGCCAAGGTCGACTTCGCGGTGCTCGGTCTTGAAGAACGCGACAGCGGTGACGTGGCCCGACGCCTGGGCGATGAAGCAACCTTCCAGCTGTTGGCCAAACGCAACATCCAGACCCTGGCCAAGTACAGCTTCAACCGCATCGTCACCTGCGACCCGCACAGTTTCCATGTGCTGAAAAACGAGTACGGCGCCTTCGACGGCAACTACCTCGTGCAGCACCACAGCACCTACATGGCCGAGATCATCGGCGCTGGCGCCCTCAACCTTGGCCAGCACAAAGGCAGCAGCGTGACTTATCACGATCCGTGCTACCTCGGTCGCTACAACGGCGAATACGAGGCGCCGCGTGAAGTGTTGCGTGCACTCGGGATTGAAGTGAAGGAAATGCAACGCTCCGGTTTCCGCTCGCGCTGCTGCGGCGGTGGCGGCGGCGCGCCGATCACCGACATTCCGGGCAAGCAACGGATCCCCGACATGCGCATGGACGACATCCGTGAAACCGGCGCCGAACTGGTGGCCGTGGGTTGCCCACAATGCACCGCGATGCTCGAAGGCGTGGTCGAACCGCGTCCGCTGATCAAGGACATCGCCGAACTGGTGGCCGACGCGTTGCTCGAAGACGCTGCACCGAGCAAGCCAAACACCCCGGCCAAACGTGAACCTGCGGAGGCCCACTGA
- a CDS encoding DUF5943 domain-containing protein, whose product MAKIAPQLPIEVDSETGVWTSDALPMLYVPRHFFVNNHMGIEEVLGAEAYAEILYKAGYKSAWHWCEKEAECHGLEGVAVFEHYMKRLSQRGWGLFKIQDIDLDKGTASVKLEHSAFVYVYGKVGRKVDYMFTGWFAGAMDQILEARGSKIRTVAEQVYGGSEEGHDDGLFTVKPL is encoded by the coding sequence ATGGCCAAGATCGCCCCGCAATTGCCAATCGAAGTCGACAGCGAAACCGGTGTCTGGACCTCCGACGCCCTGCCGATGCTGTATGTACCGCGTCACTTCTTTGTCAACAACCACATGGGCATCGAGGAAGTGCTGGGCGCCGAAGCCTACGCCGAGATCCTCTACAAGGCTGGCTACAAATCCGCCTGGCACTGGTGTGAGAAAGAAGCTGAATGCCACGGTCTGGAAGGCGTCGCGGTGTTCGAGCACTACATGAAGCGCCTGTCGCAACGCGGCTGGGGACTGTTCAAGATCCAGGACATCGACCTCGACAAAGGCACCGCCAGCGTCAAGCTCGAACACTCGGCGTTCGTCTACGTGTACGGCAAGGTCGGGCGCAAGGTCGACTACATGTTCACCGGTTGGTTTGCCGGCGCCATGGACCAGATTCTTGAGGCTCGCGGCAGCAAGATTCGCACGGTTGCCGAGCAAGTCTACGGTGGCTCCGAAGAAGGCCACGACGACGGCCTGTTCACCGTCAAGCCGTTGTAA
- a CDS encoding lysozyme inhibitor LprI family protein: MKSIFLALALIATGVQAAEESDNNPCDAVENDVQTLECSAYSRTTAEQLLKENYQGLNERLQSVYGKNKAQLSDITEKLKVAQQQWLKTRDADCAVEAFPATSGSKAFTIAQNDCVARMSDERSEFLESISQE; the protein is encoded by the coding sequence ATGAAATCGATCTTCCTGGCTTTGGCACTGATAGCGACCGGCGTACAGGCGGCTGAAGAGTCCGACAACAACCCCTGCGATGCCGTCGAAAACGACGTCCAGACCCTGGAATGCTCGGCCTACAGCAGAACCACTGCCGAACAACTGCTCAAAGAGAACTACCAGGGCCTGAATGAACGCTTGCAGTCGGTGTACGGCAAGAACAAGGCGCAATTGAGCGACATCACGGAAAAGCTCAAGGTTGCCCAGCAGCAATGGTTGAAGACCCGCGATGCGGATTGCGCAGTGGAAGCCTTTCCGGCGACGAGCGGTAGCAAGGCGTTCACCATTGCGCAGAATGACTGCGTGGCGCGGATGAGTGATGAGCGGTCGGAGTTTTTGGAGTCGATTTCGCAGGAGTGA
- a CDS encoding GNAT family N-acetyltransferase, translating into MAVEFRSALRSDAREIARLFQISSEGAADYIWSQLAQPGQDLLEVGASRYARDDVDFSYQNCLIAEAEGNVVGMLHSYVMRHDPEAAPVTDPVLAPYATMEIPDTLYISSLALHEGWRNQGLGQQFLAYAYDRANQLGLNGLSLIDYAANTGARRFYERHGFRVVDTCQITPHPMIRVTGEAYLMYRP; encoded by the coding sequence ATGGCAGTTGAATTTCGTTCGGCCCTGCGCTCGGATGCGCGGGAGATTGCTCGCTTGTTTCAGATTTCATCAGAAGGCGCGGCGGATTACATCTGGAGTCAACTGGCCCAGCCTGGCCAGGATCTGCTGGAGGTCGGCGCCAGTCGCTACGCCCGTGACGATGTAGATTTCTCTTACCAGAACTGCCTGATCGCCGAGGCCGAGGGCAACGTGGTCGGCATGCTGCACAGCTACGTGATGCGCCATGATCCCGAGGCCGCTCCCGTGACCGATCCGGTGCTGGCACCGTACGCCACGATGGAAATTCCCGACACCCTGTATATCTCGAGCCTCGCCCTGCACGAAGGCTGGCGCAATCAGGGCCTGGGCCAGCAATTCCTCGCCTACGCCTACGACCGCGCCAATCAACTGGGGCTCAATGGCCTGAGCCTGATCGACTACGCCGCCAACACCGGTGCGCGGCGGTTCTATGAGCGGCATGGGTTCCGGGTTGTGGATACCTGCCAGATCACGCCGCATCCGATGATTCGGGTGACGGGGGAGGCCTATCTGATGTACCGCCCGTAA
- a CDS encoding electron transfer flavoprotein subunit beta, with the protein MSTNVISLVSIGAHPTSGRPRRAEQDARAVELGLQLAGDNLQVLHAGDVAEPALRAYLGMGLEQLHVLEQPEGADALPALTAYLRDAGAQVVLTGSQAETGEGSGMLPFLLAESLGWPLVVGLAQVESIDGNSALVLQALPRGQRRRLKVRLPFLATVDNAAPKPRQSAYGPARRGVLQADEVEVIDDELLAVATLQPAKPRPKRLKVIKAKSGADRMKAATAKASGGGGQVLKGVTAQAGAEAILKLLIEEGVVR; encoded by the coding sequence ATGAGTACGAACGTCATCAGCCTGGTGTCCATCGGCGCCCACCCGACCTCCGGCCGGCCACGCCGCGCCGAGCAGGATGCACGCGCTGTGGAACTGGGCCTGCAACTGGCTGGGGATAACCTGCAAGTGCTGCATGCCGGCGACGTTGCGGAACCGGCGCTGCGTGCCTATCTGGGCATGGGACTCGAACAACTGCATGTGCTCGAACAACCGGAAGGCGCCGACGCATTGCCGGCGTTGACCGCTTATTTGCGCGACGCCGGGGCTCAAGTGGTGCTCACTGGCAGCCAGGCGGAAACCGGTGAAGGCTCGGGGATGTTGCCGTTTCTGCTGGCGGAAAGCCTCGGTTGGCCGCTGGTGGTGGGGTTGGCTCAGGTCGAATCCATCGACGGCAATTCAGCCCTGGTGCTGCAAGCCTTGCCCCGTGGTCAGCGTCGTCGCTTGAAGGTCCGGTTGCCGTTTCTGGCGACTGTGGATAACGCGGCGCCGAAGCCTCGGCAAAGTGCTTATGGCCCGGCTCGACGCGGGGTGTTGCAGGCGGATGAAGTCGAAGTTATCGACGATGAATTGCTGGCGGTCGCGACCCTGCAACCGGCCAAGCCTCGGCCTAAACGCCTGAAAGTGATCAAGGCCAAGAGCGGCGCGGACCGCATGAAAGCCGCGACGGCCAAGGCCAGTGGCGGCGGTGGGCAAGTGCTCAAAGGCGTGACGGCGCAGGCGGGGGCTGAAGCGATTCTCAAGTTGCTGATTGAAGAAGGCGTGGTCCGCTAA
- a CDS encoding electron transfer flavoprotein subunit alpha/FixB family protein — protein MSDIIRRDPRAEWIARNRLHPLHAAMQPAQHSWMGPNGVIRKNLHGIGFIGPNGIKRIDRSGAQQGGATKRSAAVEVQLPLHQVAAPAFYISVVPDMVGGRLSSHDRDLLGLAHQLAGKDGAVLAVVFGEHKENAFATAGVDRLLVLEGDQFNGYAPEQRVQGLRAVDNQFNPRHWLLPDSRSGGGELGRRFAAALGERPATRVWQVKDQECIGRAGAGLQDLARPVARLILAAVECAEPVSETRHEALPVELSTAVVRSLSRIEDLGAVAVDPAAIPMAEAEFIFSGGNGVKDWGLFHRTAEALGATEGASRVAVDDGFMARDRQVGASGTWVTARVYVAVGISGAIQHLQGIGACDKVVAINLDPGCDMIKRADLSVIGESAEILQALIDAMAAYRNDAKRDAA, from the coding sequence ATGAGCGACATTATCCGCCGCGACCCCCGCGCCGAATGGATTGCCCGTAACCGCTTGCACCCGCTGCACGCGGCCATGCAACCGGCGCAGCACAGCTGGATGGGGCCGAACGGCGTCATCCGCAAAAACCTGCATGGCATCGGTTTTATCGGCCCTAACGGCATCAAACGCATCGACCGCAGTGGCGCACAGCAGGGCGGGGCGACCAAACGCTCGGCCGCTGTTGAAGTGCAATTGCCGCTGCATCAAGTGGCCGCACCGGCCTTCTACATCAGCGTCGTACCGGACATGGTCGGCGGCCGCTTGAGCAGCCACGACCGCGACTTGCTCGGCCTGGCGCATCAACTGGCCGGCAAGGACGGCGCCGTGCTGGCCGTGGTCTTCGGCGAACACAAGGAAAACGCCTTCGCTACTGCGGGCGTCGATCGCTTGCTGGTACTTGAGGGCGATCAATTCAACGGTTATGCACCGGAGCAACGGGTCCAGGGCCTGCGGGCTGTGGATAACCAGTTCAACCCGCGTCACTGGTTGCTGCCGGACAGCCGCAGCGGCGGCGGTGAACTCGGTCGGCGCTTCGCCGCTGCACTGGGCGAACGCCCGGCCACACGGGTCTGGCAGGTCAAGGATCAGGAATGCATCGGCCGCGCCGGTGCTGGGCTGCAAGACCTTGCCCGTCCGGTTGCACGTTTGATCCTGGCTGCCGTCGAGTGCGCCGAGCCGGTCAGCGAAACCCGTCACGAAGCCTTGCCGGTTGAGTTATCCACAGCCGTGGTGCGCAGTCTGTCGCGCATCGAGGATTTGGGCGCGGTGGCAGTGGACCCGGCGGCGATTCCGATGGCCGAAGCGGAGTTCATTTTCTCCGGCGGCAACGGGGTCAAGGACTGGGGACTTTTCCACAGGACCGCCGAAGCCTTGGGCGCCACCGAAGGTGCGTCTCGGGTGGCGGTGGATGATGGGTTCATGGCGCGGGACCGTCAGGTCGGCGCGTCCGGCACCTGGGTTACCGCGCGGGTCTACGTGGCCGTGGGGATTTCCGGGGCGATCCAGCACCTGCAAGGCATCGGCGCCTGCGACAAGGTGGTGGCGATCAACCTTGATCCGGGCTGCGACATGATCAAACGGGCCGACCTGTCGGTGATCGGCGAGAGTGCCGAGATTCTTCAAGCCTTGATCGATGCGATGGCGGCTTATCGCAACGACGCCAAGCGCGATGCGGCTTAA